The Stigmatella ashevillena genomic sequence GCACCCAACGGGTCGAACACGAGTCGGCGGTCCGGCAGGTGTTGCGCCGCGCGGCCAACCACTCCGTCCAGTCGCGCCGGGCTCCCGCCTCTCTCCGCGCTGGAATTCAGCTGGGAATGAAGCAGGAACACCGCCGGGCCCAGCAGCTTCAATGGCTGCGCATGGGGGCTGCGGCACTGGTGGTGGCGACGGTCGGGGGTGCCTGGGTGACGACCCGCCCCGAAGAGCGCCTCCACTTCGTGGAAGAGGCGGTCCGTCGCCACTCCAAGCGGCTTCCCTTCGAGATTGCCAACGTGGCCCCGGAGCACGTGGAGGCCTGGTTCGATGGAAAGCTGGATCACCCGGTCCCCGTGCCGCGGCTGCGCAACGTGAGCCTGTCCGGTGCGCGCATCTCCAACATCAAGGATCGTCCGGCCGCTTACATCAGCTACGAGACGCCCCCGCTGAAGGAAGGCGAAGAGGGCCGCCGCATTGGGGTCTTTGTCTTCGACGATGCGCGGCAGGATCTGGATGCCCAGGCGCTGCCCGCCGTCCAGATGGACTCGAGCAACGGCTACAACGTGGCCGTCTGGCGCGAGGGAGAGATCGTCTATGAGCTGGTGTCCGATCTGGACGAAGCGGACATCCGCAAGCTGCTGACGGAGAAGGAGCTGCGCTTGGGCAACGCGCCGCTCCCCCAGACACCGTCCCTGCCCATTCGTCCTGCGTCCCACGTGCCGTAGCACGCCGGGGCATGAGCCTGGCCGCCCTCCAGGCACCAGCCCGCTACGGGCCTGTTGCCTCCCGGGAACCGCGCCGGGCCCGATCATTGACGGTCCCCACTCTGGCCGATAGCCTCGTTGGAGATTTTTTCCGTCGCCCGCCATCGCCTGTGCGAGGCCTTCCGCGTGCGCCGCTTCCAGGTCGGGCCGTCCGTCCATGTCCAAGAGAATCCTGATTGTCGAAAGTGACACCACCCTTTCCGCGACCCTGCGTGAGGCCTTGGACTCCCGGGGCTTTGGGGTGGACGAGACGGCCGACGGCAAGGGATGCGTGGAGCAGATCCGCAGAGATCGCCCGGACCTGGTGGTGCTGGCGGTGGATCTGTCCGGCGGACAGAACGGCTACCTCATCTGCGGCAAGCTGAAGAAGGACGACGATCTCAAGAACGTTCCCATCGTCATCATCGGAAATCCGGACGGTTTTGCCGCCCACCGCAAGCTCAGGGCCCACGCGGACGAGTATGTCGCCAAGCCCGTGGACTCGGAGCTGTTGGTGGAGCGCGTAGGCGCGCTGATCGGCTTCCCGGACACGGTGATGGGCGAGGTGGTGGAGAACGAGGGCCTCACGCTCGACGGTCTGGCGGACGAGCCGATGTCCGACGATGAGCCGATCGTCACCGGCGAGAGCGCCGAGGAGATCGCCGTCGAGGAAGCCTCCAGCTCATCGGGCGAAGAGCTGGACATGCTCGACGCGGCCTTCAACGACATGTCCGACGGGGGCGTTCCTGAGGACGAGGAGCCCGTGGTGGCGCCCGTGGACTCCGAGGGGGAAGAGGATCTCTCTTCTCTCGACAACCTCGGCATGGACTCCGAGGACGCCCTGGATGCCCTCGGGGATGAGGCGGACGAGAAGACCCAGATCGGGTTTCTCTCGCCCCTTCATGAGCCTGAGATCGTCACGCCCAAGCCCACCGCGCCTGCCCCTCGCCCCGCCCCGGTGGCCACGGCCCCTGTCCCCGCGCGTGTCTCGAGCCCTGCTGCGCCCGTGACGTCGGCGGCGGACGCCGCAGAGCTCCGCAACCTGCGCGCCAAGGTCGCGGAACTTCAGAGCGCCCTTGAGGACGCCCAGTCCCAGACCTCCTCGGCGGAGGGCCGGGTGCAGGAGCTGGAATCCCAGTTGGAGACGCAGACGACAGAGCTGGAGACGGCCCGCGCCTCCGCCGGCAAGAACGACAAGGACACCTTCGCGCTCCGCGATGCGGTCAACAAGAAGGACAAGGAGATCCTCCGGCTCAAGAGCGAGTTGAACCTCCGAGAGCAGGAGAAGGACCGGGAGATCTCCCGTATCAAGGGCGAGCTGACCCAGAAGGAGCACGACTTCGTCGAGCTGCAGGACAAGCAACTCGAGCTGGAGCGGCAGACCACCGATTCGGCCGCGGAGCTGGCGCGCCGGGACGCACAGATCAAGACGCTGACCACCAAGGCCGATCAGCTCGCCGCCGACCGCAAGAAGGTGGACCAGCAGCTGCTCGCCGCCAAGGAGGAAGCGCGCGGAGCCACCTCGAAGCTCACTGCCTTGCAGGCCGAGGTGGACTCGCACCAGGAGCAGCAGAGCGCCGCGCAGGCGGAGCTGGAGGAGCTGCGCGGACGGACAGATCAGCTCGAAGCGTCGCTCCAGGCCGCCCAGGGCGAGTCCGAGGAGCTGCGCGGCCAGTTGGAAGCCTCCCGCCAGGAGGCCAGCGACGTGCAGGGCCAGCTCGAGCAGGCACAGTCGGAACTCTCCAGCCAGGCCGCCCAGGCCGCCGAGGAGACCGAGGGCCTGCGCAAGCGCATCTCCGAGTTGGAAGAGGCCGCGGTGCGCAGCGAGGAGCGTGTCACGAAGCTCTACTCGCGCATCAAGAACGACGAGAAGCTGCGCGAGCGTGCCAAGAAGGCGCTGGGAATCGCCCAGCAGCTCCTGGACGAGCCCTCCTCCTCGCTGGACGAAGCCGCGGCCTGAGACAGCGGCTCCGGAGCGCTCCCCTCCTCACAGTTTGCGCATCCGGATGCGGCTCACCTTGTGGTCCGGCCCCTTGGCCAGGATGAGGCGTGCCCGAGAGCGGGTGGGCGCGATGTTCTGAGCCAGGTTCGGGCCGTTGATCTCCTCCCACAGGGTCTCCGCCCGGGCGATGGCTTCTTCCCGCGTCAGCTTGGTGAAGGAGCGGAAGAAGGACTTCTCGTCGTGGAAGGCCGTGTCCCATAACCGCAGGAAGCGGTTGACGTACCAGCGGCGGATGTCCTGCTCGTTGGCATCCACGTAGATCGAAAAGTCGAAGAAGTCCGAGAGGAAGATGCGCGGTATGGACTCGGCGTCCGTGGGCCCCGTCTGCAACACGTTGAGCCCCTCCAGGATGAGGATGTCCGGCTGGCGGATCGTCTTCACCTCGCCCGGGACGATGTCGTAGGTGTGGTGCGAGTAGATGGAGGTGGTGACCTCGGACCGGCCCGACTTCAGATCGGCCAGGAAGCGCACCAGCGCGCGCCGATCGTAGCTCTCGGGGAACCCCTTGCGCTTCATGAGGCCGCGCTTGGTCAGCACGTTGTTGGGAAACAGGAAGCCGTCGGTGGTGACGAGCTCCACGCGCGGATGATCCGGCCAGCGACCCAGCAACGCCTGGAGGATGCGCGCCGTGGTGCTCTTGCCCACCGCGACACTGCCGGCAATGCCGATGACGAAGGGGACTTTCTGGGCGAAGCCCCCCAGGAAGGACTGCTGGGCCGTCCACAGGTTCTGCGTCGCGGCGACGTTGAGGTTCAGCAGACGCGACAGCGGCAGATAGACGTCAACGACTTCATTGAGATCAAGCTGCTCCCCCAGGCCCCTCAGTTGTTCGACCTCCTCCTCTGAGAGCGGCAGCGGCGTGGCCGCCCGCAGGGCCCGCCACTCCTCTCTGCCAAAATCGACATACAGGGACGGGCTCGAACTCGAGCTGAACATGGGCTCATCCTCCCTCCTTCTTGGGTGCCGTCTTCTTCTCCAGCACCTTCTTGGCGAAGCTTTGCACGCCCGAGGGGACGTTGCGGTCCTTCGACAAATCCTTCAGCTCCGAATCCCGCAGCGAGTTGAGGAACTTCATCACCACCGTGAGCGGCACCTTGGGGTTCTTCACCAGGGCCAGCTTGATCTTCAAGTTCTTCGTCCACTCCCGGTTGCCATAAATGATGCGCAGCACCTCCTCGTTCGCCGCCTTGTTACCCGCGGAGAGAAGCACCTCACCATCGGTGATTCGGGGGCTGCGAATGACCGCCGTGCACACCAGCTTGTTCGAGTCGCGGATCAACGCCGAGCGAGCTTCCTTGTTCCCCAGCGTCGCCAGTTTGATCTTCTCCGCGATGCTCATCTTCATGATGCGCTGGGTGAGGTTGAGGCGCTTGCCCTCCTCCATGGGCGCCGCGGTCTCCTCCGGGCCCCCTTCCTCCTGGAACTCCTGAAGCACCTGCTCCGCCGTGGGCCCCGGATCCGGCGGCGCCGCCACCGCCTGAGGACCGAAGAGGCGCACGCGGGCCGCTTGCATCTGCGGTACGTCCGTCAACGTCAGTCCGCTGCGGACCGCGAAGTCACACACCGAGTCGATGAGCGCCGGGCCCACCTGCCCGTTGGCGCAGAGGTTGCGGATGATGTTCTCGTGGCGAAGGATGCGCAGCTGGTTCTGGCCGATGATTTCCGCCAGCTTCGCGCTGCAGTCCCGCGCCACGTCGGCCACCGCCTCATCGGGGGTCGAGGCGTTGAGGACCAGCATCTCCGCGTAAACGTCCTTGCCGCGCAAAAGCCCCAGGAACCAGCCCAGCACGGGGGCCTGCACGCCCTCGTCCCGGAGCGCGGACCCCAGGATGCGGTCCGGCAGCCCAGCGGCCGTCTTGGGCGCCGTGTCGCGCACCCCCTGCTCCGTGTCGTACGTGAGCATGTACAGCACGCCCAGCATGTCCGAGGGGTTGAGCGGCACCAGCCCCTTGGCCGCCATCATCCGCAAGGGGACCGGAGCGGCCGGATCCACGTGCTTGCGCATGTTGGGCGGAAGGAACTCCGCGTTGAAGGGACAGCCCGGCGGGGCAGCGGGAACGGGAGCAGCAGTGGTCATGTCGCGTAGTTCCTTCCGTAGATGATGCGCAGCCCCTCGAGCATGAGGAGCTCGTCCACTTCCTGGATGACCTTCGACTCCCCCGCGACGAGCGCCGCCATCTCTCCGGTGGCGATGATCTTCGCGGGAAAGCCCAGCTCGGTCTTCATGCGCTCGCACAGGCCATCGGCCATGCCCACGAATCCGTAGACGAGGCCCGACTGCATGGAGTGCACCGTGTTGCGGCCCACCACGTGCGGCGGCCGGGAGAACTCCACCCGGGGCAGCTTGGAGGCATTCTGGAAGAGCGCCTCCATGGAGATGGTAATCCCGGGACAGATGGCGCCGCCCAGGTACTCGCCCTTGGGCGATACGGCGTCGAACGTGGTCGCCGTGCCGAAGTCCACGACGATGAGCCCGGTGTGGTGCTTCTCGAAGGCCGCCACCGCGTTGACGATGCGGTCGGCGCCCACCTCGCGCGGGTTGTCATAGAGGATGGGCATGCCCGTCTTCACGCCCGGCCCGACGAAGACCGGCAGCGTCTTGAAGTAGGTCTCGCTCATCCTCCTCAGGTTGGACTGGAGCGGAGGCACCACGCTGGAGACGATCACCGCCGTCACCTGGGTGGCATCAATCCCGCTCCAGGCGAACAGCTGGCGCACGAGGATGCCAAGCTCGTCGGGGGTGCGGCGGGCGCTCGTCTCCAGGTACCAGTGCGCCAGGAGCTTCCGCCCCTCGAACGCTCCCAGCACGGTGTTCGTGTTCCCGACGTCGATCGCGAGAAGCATCACGCCGCACAGTCTACCGCGAAGGCCGCCCGGGCGGACCTGTTCAGGCGCCGCCCTTCACCCGGGGCCGCAATTGCTCCACGTCCCCGGCGAGCACCCGCTCGATCGAACCGCCGGGCGTGCGCACCAGCAGGGCCCCCGATTCGTCCACATCCTCGGCCATTCCCCGGAACTCGAGCCGGGCCGTGCGCACCAGCACGTCCTGGCCCAGCGTGCAGGACAGCTCCTTCCAGCGCTGCCGCACGGGCCCGAAGCCCTTCTCCTGGTGCCTTCCCAGCCACTCTTCCAACCGCAGCCACAGCGCCGCGGCGAAGGAGGCCCGAGGCACCGGCCGACCGAGCTCCAGGGAAAGCGAGGTGGCCAGCTCCCGGAGCTCCTCGGGGAAGTGCTCACGCCGGGCATTGAGGTTCACGCCGATGCCCAGCACCACGAAGTGCACGCGCTCGGGCTCCGCGGACATCTCCGTGAGGATGCCCGCCACCTTGCGCCCGTCGATCTGCACATCATTGGGCCACTTGATGGCCGCCTCGGCCCCCGTCTCGCGCAGGGTCTCCGCCAGCGCCACCGCCGCCACCAGTGTCAGCTCCGGGGCGTGCTGCGGGGGCAGCTCCGGCCGCAGGATGGCCGAGAAGTAGAGGTTGAGCCCCGGAGGCGACACCCACACCCGGCCCCGCCGCCCCTTGCCTGCCGTCTGCTGCTCCGCCACCACCACCTCGCCGTGCTCCGCGCCTTCATGGGCGAGCCGGAAGGCCAGCTCGTTCGTGGAGGCCAGCGTGCCGTGGCAATGCAGGGTACGGCCCAGATCCCGGGTGGCGAGCAGCGGGTTCAACTCCAGCGGCGTCAACCGGTCTGGCACCTCGGTCAACCGGTAGCCCCGGGCTGGAATCGCCTCGATGCGGTAGCCTTTGCTGCGCAGCCCCTCCACGTGCTTCCACACGGCGGTACGGGAGAGCCCCAGCTTGCTGGAGAGCGCCTCCCCAGAGGTGAAGTCCTCACCTCCCTCGGAGAGAAAGCCCAGGATGAGCTCTTCCTGCGTCTCGGGCGTTTCGGGCATCGGGCGGCCTCGGCTGTCGGAATGCCCGCAGGGTACGGAGCGCTCACCCTCTGTGCAACAGGCCCCTCCCCTCCCCGCCGGGCACCTCGTGCTGGGCCGCCTACCCGCCCGCCCGGAGCACCCCCGGCCCCTCCTCGATGCGAATGACCTGGGTAGGCGCCCGCGTACTCTTCAGCGCGTCGATCCACTGCACTGCGGCCTGTACGTCCTGCTCGCGGGTGGTGTGTGTAAAGACGACAATGGTGGCGTGCGGATCCTCGGGCCGGGCCGGACGCTGGAGCACCGAGGCCAGGCTCACCCCCCGCTCGCCCAAGATGGTGGCGATGCTGCCCAGGACACCCGGCTCATCGCTCACGGAGAAGCGCAGGTAGAAGGGCCCCCGGCGCTGGATGGCGGGCACGCGCGGAGCCTCCTGGAGGTACGGCGAGCACAGCATGGGCAGCCGGCCGGAGACGCCCGCGAGCAGGTTGCGGCAGATGTCGATGATGTCCGCCACCACCGCGCTGCCAGTCGGCAGCGAGCCTGCCCCCAGCCCGGAGAACAACGACGCGCCGAGCGCCGCCGACTGGAGCAGCACCGCATTGAAGGCGCCCCGCACATCCGCCAGCGGACTGGCGGACGGAATGAAGGCCGGGTGTACCCGCACGTCCAGCCCTTCGGAGGAGCGCTGAGCAATGGCCAGCAGCTTGAGGACATAGCCCGCCTCGCTGCCGAGACTGATGTCCAGCGGCAGCAAGGAGGTGATGCCCTCCACGTGCACATCCTGGGGAGAGACGCGCGTGGCAAACGCCAGCGAGGCCAGCAGGCAGAGCTTCTGCGCCGCATCCATCCCGCTCACATCCAGCGTGGGATCCGCCTCCGCGTACCCCAACTTTTGGGCCCGGGCGAGCGCATCCGCGTAGGTCGCCCGCTCATCGGCCATGGCCGAGAGGATGAAGTTGGTCGTCCCGTTGACGATGCCGTGGATGGAGGACACCCGGTCCGCGGCGAGCGCCTCGCGCAGGGTCCGGATGATGGGAATGCCGCCGCACACGGCCCCCTCGAAGTGCAGGTCCACGCCCCGGGCAAGGGCTTGCGAAAAGAGCGCCTCGCCGTGCGTGGTGAGCAGGGCCTTGTTGGCGGTGACGACATGCCGCCCCGAGGCGATGGACCGCTCCAGGTACTCGCGCGCGGGCGTCAGGCCACCCATCAGCTCGACGACCACCGCCACCTCGGGATCGGCCAGGATGGTCTCGATGTTCGGGGTGAACAGTGCCGCCGGCACCTCCTCGGGCCGCGCCCGGCCTCCCTCCCGCCCAAGAATGTGGCGCACCCGCACCCGCGCGCCCAAGCGGCGTTCGATGTCCCGGGCATGATCCGCGAGGATCCGGTACGTCCCCAACCCCACATTGCCCAGGCCCAGCAGCGCGATTCCGATCTCTTTCATTCGCCCCTCGTTGCGCCCTGTCCCGGCTTCACCTCGTAGGCCAGCAGCTCCAGCCATGTCTGGGGAATGCGCCGCCCCTGGCGCTCGGCCTCTACCTGGATGCGAACCAACCCCACGCCGACAGCGAAGGTGAGCGTGTTGACGAGCGTGGTGTCCGCATCCACGCGGTTGCGCGCCTCCACCTGGACGCAGTCCTGGAAGGCGCCCGCCGGAGCCTCACACGGCCTGCTCGCCCAGAGGATCTGGTAGCGCTCCGTGGAGGAGACCGACACCACGTTCGTCCACGAGCGCCCCGCCTCGACGGGACCCCGGAGCAGATAGCGCTTCTGATCCCGGATACCAAAGTTGTCCACGGTGAGCTGACCGCCTTGGTTATCGAGGAAGTAGCCGCCCTCCTCTCCGACGATCTTCACCTCCACCTGCTTGTCGTCCCGGCCATTCAGCCGGTACTTCCAGGCATTGCCCACCGCGAGGGGGTAATAACCGGCCAGGGACGTCGGCGCGGGAGGCGCCTCGTCCGCTTCGATCCGCTTGGCACAACCACTCCAGACCAGGGCCGCGGACACCAGGACCCAGACCCCAACGAGAGAGACCTTCATACGTTCAATGATTCGCGGGGGCCATCGTCCCACGCGCCTCCGGTGAGCCGTGCTTGCGTGATGCGTGAAGCGTCTCCAGGGCCTGCTGCGCGGCGGCCTGGATGGCGGGCTGATCATGCCCCTCCGCCACGGTGTAGAGGTACGCCTCGGCCTCGGTACCCCCAATCTCCCCCAGCGCGAAGACGATCTCCTGAAGGAAACCCACCTCCTTGCCCCGGGACAGATCGATGAGGGCAGGCACGGCGGCCGGGGCGCGCATCTCCACCAGCGCCCCGATGGCCTGCCGCACCGAGTGGGCGTCGCTCGACTTGAGCTGCTCGATGAGCAAAGGCGCCGCGGCCGGGTGGCGCCGCTCGGCCAGCGTGCGCAAGGCGAACTCGCGCACGCGCGAATCCGAGGACTGGAGATCTTGCACGAGCGCGCCGCTGTCGCGCTCCAGGGAGAAGAGCTGAAGGTGCGCCAGCTCTGTCACCTGGCGGAG encodes the following:
- a CDS encoding anti-sigma factor family protein translates to MTCQELDRLLYPYLDGEFQPEERIEVETHLATCEPCTQRVEHESAVRQVLRRAANHSVQSRRAPASLRAGIQLGMKQEHRRAQQLQWLRMGAAALVVATVGGAWVTTRPEERLHFVEEAVRRHSKRLPFEIANVAPEHVEAWFDGKLDHPVPVPRLRNVSLSGARISNIKDRPAAYISYETPPLKEGEEGRRIGVFVFDDARQDLDAQALPAVQMDSSNGYNVAVWREGEIVYELVSDLDEADIRKLLTEKELRLGNAPLPQTPSLPIRPASHVP
- a CDS encoding response regulator, with the translated sequence MSKRILIVESDTTLSATLREALDSRGFGVDETADGKGCVEQIRRDRPDLVVLAVDLSGGQNGYLICGKLKKDDDLKNVPIVIIGNPDGFAAHRKLRAHADEYVAKPVDSELLVERVGALIGFPDTVMGEVVENEGLTLDGLADEPMSDDEPIVTGESAEEIAVEEASSSSGEELDMLDAAFNDMSDGGVPEDEEPVVAPVDSEGEEDLSSLDNLGMDSEDALDALGDEADEKTQIGFLSPLHEPEIVTPKPTAPAPRPAPVATAPVPARVSSPAAPVTSAADAAELRNLRAKVAELQSALEDAQSQTSSAEGRVQELESQLETQTTELETARASAGKNDKDTFALRDAVNKKDKEILRLKSELNLREQEKDREISRIKGELTQKEHDFVELQDKQLELERQTTDSAAELARRDAQIKTLTTKADQLAADRKKVDQQLLAAKEEARGATSKLTALQAEVDSHQEQQSAAQAELEELRGRTDQLEASLQAAQGESEELRGQLEASRQEASDVQGQLEQAQSELSSQAAQAAEETEGLRKRISELEEAAVRSEERVTKLYSRIKNDEKLRERAKKALGIAQQLLDEPSSSLDEAAA
- the coaA gene encoding type I pantothenate kinase encodes the protein MFSSSSSPSLYVDFGREEWRALRAATPLPLSEEEVEQLRGLGEQLDLNEVVDVYLPLSRLLNLNVAATQNLWTAQQSFLGGFAQKVPFVIGIAGSVAVGKSTTARILQALLGRWPDHPRVELVTTDGFLFPNNVLTKRGLMKRKGFPESYDRRALVRFLADLKSGRSEVTTSIYSHHTYDIVPGEVKTIRQPDILILEGLNVLQTGPTDAESIPRIFLSDFFDFSIYVDANEQDIRRWYVNRFLRLWDTAFHDEKSFFRSFTKLTREEAIARAETLWEEINGPNLAQNIAPTRSRARLILAKGPDHKVSRIRMRKL
- a CDS encoding type III pantothenate kinase, with the translated sequence MLLAIDVGNTNTVLGAFEGRKLLAHWYLETSARRTPDELGILVRQLFAWSGIDATQVTAVIVSSVVPPLQSNLRRMSETYFKTLPVFVGPGVKTGMPILYDNPREVGADRIVNAVAAFEKHHTGLIVVDFGTATTFDAVSPKGEYLGGAICPGITISMEALFQNASKLPRVEFSRPPHVVGRNTVHSMQSGLVYGFVGMADGLCERMKTELGFPAKIIATGEMAALVAGESKVIQEVDELLMLEGLRIIYGRNYAT
- a CDS encoding biotin--[acetyl-CoA-carboxylase] ligase, coding for MPETPETQEELILGFLSEGGEDFTSGEALSSKLGLSRTAVWKHVEGLRSKGYRIEAIPARGYRLTEVPDRLTPLELNPLLATRDLGRTLHCHGTLASTNELAFRLAHEGAEHGEVVVAEQQTAGKGRRGRVWVSPPGLNLYFSAILRPELPPQHAPELTLVAAVALAETLRETGAEAAIKWPNDVQIDGRKVAGILTEMSAEPERVHFVVLGIGVNLNARREHFPEELRELATSLSLELGRPVPRASFAAALWLRLEEWLGRHQEKGFGPVRQRWKELSCTLGQDVLVRTARLEFRGMAEDVDESGALLVRTPGGSIERVLAGDVEQLRPRVKGGA
- a CDS encoding homoserine dehydrogenase: MKEIGIALLGLGNVGLGTYRILADHARDIERRLGARVRVRHILGREGGRARPEEVPAALFTPNIETILADPEVAVVVELMGGLTPAREYLERSIASGRHVVTANKALLTTHGEALFSQALARGVDLHFEGAVCGGIPIIRTLREALAADRVSSIHGIVNGTTNFILSAMADERATYADALARAQKLGYAEADPTLDVSGMDAAQKLCLLASLAFATRVSPQDVHVEGITSLLPLDISLGSEAGYVLKLLAIAQRSSEGLDVRVHPAFIPSASPLADVRGAFNAVLLQSAALGASLFSGLGAGSLPTGSAVVADIIDICRNLLAGVSGRLPMLCSPYLQEAPRVPAIQRRGPFYLRFSVSDEPGVLGSIATILGERGVSLASVLQRPARPEDPHATIVVFTHTTREQDVQAAVQWIDALKSTRAPTQVIRIEEGPGVLRAGG
- a CDS encoding HEAT repeat domain-containing protein — protein: MKPFLLLTTSLLLLGACRSQSPRYAVEEVRLSGETVTDNSQLALEPERIRALFHQTLQGSKRFELLQDKEVREGRPWRMTLELPFTREILKDDSRHTYAEVGATLVLERFGGDLPERYEVVGLGETRVESETPEARRKALRTSLEAALRQVTELAHLQLFSLERDSGALVQDLQSSDSRVREFALRTLAERRHPAAAPLLIEQLKSSDAHSVRQAIGALVEMRAPAAVPALIDLSRGKEVGFLQEIVFALGEIGGTEAEAYLYTVAEGHDQPAIQAAAQQALETLHASRKHGSPEARGTMAPANH